The region GTATCGTGGTCGTTTCTCGCATGCCCAGAATGTTGAGCACGTCACGAAGAGCCGCGGAGCCCAGCGTGGCAGTCAGCCCCATGACAGGCGTGGTAGGGAACAGCTTGCGGCATATAGATAGCTTGTGGTAGTCTGGACGGTAGTCATGCCCCAtcatgctgcagcagtgTGCCTCATCAacgacgatgcgctcgagacgACCTGCCTcgtacgcacgctgcaggacagacagcagcgtcttggaTTTGACGATCCTCTCTGGCGTCACGTACAAGAGACGGGGCATGTCTGGCGCGAGTGTCCGAATCCGCTGCAAGATGTCCTGTGTGTCGGCAGAAGACATGGAACTACTCAGCAAGGCACACAGCACGCCGCGTTCGCGTAGATGGTATACCTGGTCAGTCATAAGCGCGATCAGCGGAGAAATCACAATCACCAGTCCCTCACTCAGTAAGGCTGGGAGCTGGTAGCACAAGGATTTTCCCGCACCTGTGGGCATGACCACCATCACGTCCCGCCGGTCCATGACGGCATTGCACACGCCTTCCTGACAGGATCGGAACGCTTCGATGCCAAAAACTCGttgcgccgtgcgcaaAAGCTCCGATGACCAGAGAAAATCGCTGTGTGTATAGTTCGTGGGCTTTGTGTCCAGCGCATTCACCTcacgctgctcggccagaATGTGGGCTCGTTCACTTAGCAAGGCCTTTTCGCGCTTATGCAGTACCgtgagctgctcacgcacgaGTGCCAGCTCAGCATCTACGCGCTCGACTTGGTACTTGGCATGTGCATCCAAGTCCAAGAGTGACGAGGCCGTTTGGATGTCCACCACACACacgtcatcatcgtctgCATGATGCATGAGAAAATCAACGTCCGCGTCACTCCACTTGCTGGATGGACGACGGAGCATGGCTCAACTGGCCGTCAGACGTATGGGACGATGAGGATACGAGTCATCgccggcgtgcgcgcgaggagcgcatgcgtaATGCTTTTCTCCAAGCTCGCGCGACATACGATGCTAAGCGCGACACGGACGAATGGTTCATGGAGGGTCTTTCGTACGATGCGTTGCCACACACGCATCTCGACGCCAAAACGCAACAGCGCATTCAGATGTGCATTGAGTACATGTACTATAAGCAACGTTACGCAGAAGCTTTTGCATGGAGCGTGTGTTTGCTCCGGCGTATGCACGTACTTGGCACAAGCGTCGTGTGGACGGACGGCTTGCCGTCGTTTCCCACCGAGCTGCCCCACGACAAGACATCATGGAGCATGGCGCACAGCGCCGTAGCGCGTGAAACGCTCGATACGGCCTTGCGATGCGTTCTGCACTTCCACACCAGCGATCATGGAGATATCGACTGCCTGGTGGCAGCGGCCCTAGACAGAGTCCAACTAGACCCGGCAGCCTACCAGGGAATGGCCCTCGATGAGCAAAAAAGAAAAGAATGCGCATGGACGACGGCACCAGGTTTGGCCATGACGCTCGGAGacgtgtgcatgcacaTGCAGTATACCCGGTGCGCGCTTGAATCGTACGCACTCGTCAtgggcatgcgcggcgcacagTGGTATGTATGCAAGGCTGTGGCACAAGCGCTGTCCCGAATCGCAGAGCCAACGAAAAAGGCACAGAACACGTTGCTGATGCTTGCACAGGCCACAAGTGTTTGTGCCCTGCAGTCTTGTCCCCCATccaggcgcacgtcgatggcgcatGAGATTGTATCTGGCCAACTGGTGGGGTCTAGCCAGCCGGTCCATGGCGACTCGGACGGCACAGATTGTGGGCTCAGTGAGGCAGCCATGACGGGTATCCTGTGGGCACTACAGAAGCGAGGAGGTCCTGCGCTTCTTGCATCGCGTCTACCAACTTTTATGGCCATGGCACAGCAGTACCTCCGGGACACGAGCACGCCATGGATGGCATGCCACGACGAGTCGCTCGAAAAGACATGGTCTAGCGCCCGGGCTTTGTAGTGGAGGCAGACATTTTTTCTGGTAGCGCCCCCTTTCTGCCTTGGCATGCCACGCCATGAGCCTCTATCGACACTGACGAGGCCGTAcctcgcgctcggcctTGAAGGGAGCGCGAACAAGCTGGGAGCAGGTATCATTCGACACATGCCACTGACGGGGCACGATGGGCCCGCTGCAGCATTGAATCAGGCACGTGTGGACATCCTATCGAATGTGCGCCACACCTACGTAACGCCACCAGGCGAAGGATTTCAACCAAGTGATACAGCCAAGCATCACAAGCACTGGATTCTCCGGGTCGTGTCAGAGGCTGTTCGTGCCAGTGGCATCGATAGTCTCGCAGACATTGATTGCATATGCTTCACCAAGGGACCCGGTATGGGAGCACCACTGCAGGCCGTGTCGTTGGTGGCACGCACACTGTCTCTCATGTACAACAAGCCGCTAGTTGGCGTGAATCACTGTGTGGGGCATATTGAGATGGGGCGCACTATCACCGGCGCCCAAAATCCCGTGGTGCTCTATGTGTCAGGCGGTAACACACAGGTCATCGCGTACTCAGCTCAGCGGTACCGCATTTTTGGCGAGACGCTGGACATTGCCGTCGGCAACTGCCTCGATCGATTTGCACGAGTGATTGGTCTGCCTAATGATCCATCGCCCGGCTACAATATCGAACAAGAGGCGAAAAAGGGCCGTCGGCTCTATTCTCTGCCGTACGGAACCAAGGGCATGGACGTGTCGCTCGCTGGCATGCTGAGTGCGACCGAGGCCTATACCAAAGATCCACGATTTCGCCCGACGCAGTACGCGTGCACCACGGATGCACCCGTGGATGCCCTCGCTAATGGCCGCGTATGGGCAGGTAGTAGTTCTCATGCGATCGAGAAAGACATGCCAGCACCACTCGCCACAACGGAAGACAATACGGATCCGGATGTCATTACGCCAGCAGATCTATGCTTCAGCTTGCAAGAGCATATGTTTGCCATGTTGGTGGAGATCACGGAGCGTGCTATGGCACATATCGGCAGCAAGGATGTGCTGATTGTGGGCGGCGTAGGATGCAATGCGCGACTACAGGAAATGATGGGTATCATGGCTGAGGAACGGGGTGGCAGTGTATTTGCGACGGACGAGCGTTTCTGCATCGACAATGGTATCATGATCGCGCATGCTGGGCTCTTGGCCTTCCGTATGGGCCAGACAGTTCCGCTGGAGAAATCGACGACAACGCAGCGCTACCGCACAGACACACCACATATTTCGTGGCGTGCATAGCCATTAGTATGTGATGTATTGTACTGGACGACCCACCCGACGCACCTCGACCTTCCTCTCTTTTTCAAAGTGTTTGCCGAGCACAAAGACCCAAGGGGAGCCCATTAAGTCCGCGTCAAACAGCCGCGAGCCAAGCGACTTGTCTGTGCGATCATCCAATGCCACGTCCCAAAGAGGGATCTGGCACGCTTCGCCATCGAGTGACAGGCCCTGATCTAGCTGCAGGCACAGACGCTGAGCTGCCTCCATATGTCTCGGCGTGGAAGGCAACACAAGCGCGTGAAACGGAGCCAGTTCGTTAGGCCAGACAAAGCCGGCGCGACGCTTCCCATCCGGAACTTGCTGTAGATCAAAttcacgagcagcgcgttgtgccaaggcgcccaaAATGCGTGTTACGCCGATACCATAGCAACCCATTTGTAGCGGCTCGCGATTCTGCTGTTGTGGCGGAACGACGCCGTAGCCGAGTGCCTCTGAGTAGCGCGTACCAAGCAAAAATGTATGCCCCACTTCAATCGCACGGTGCTCATGCAGCTGACCGGACccacatgcatggcacgtATCACCTGCCTGCACGTTGCGGTCGTGCTGTATACTGTCGTGCGAGACCGCACATTCCACATTGGACGCGTACGTGCAGTCATCGCATGCCAGCAGGGTATCTTCGCCAGCCGGATCCAGGACGTGGAATTCGTGCGAAAATGTGCCGCCCATCGCTCCTGAATCAGCATTGGCCTGCATCCAGGTAGGCTCTGAGATATGGTCCCAATGAAAGATGCGCTCGAACACGCGTCCATACGCTTGGCGCACTTCTTCGTACGTCGCCTGCGCTTCTTGCACAGACAAATCGAACGAGTATAAATCCTTCATAAGAAACTCTTTCGTTCGCAGCAATCCAGCCCGCGGCCGTGGCTCGTCACGAAACTTGCGTCCAATTTGGTATACTCGTACCGGCAGAGACTTGGCGCTTTCTATTTCCATGCCCACCAATTTCGTCACTTCTTCTTCGTGTGTCGGTGCGAGAATCATGTCGGAGCCACGTCGGTCTTTAAGGCGATACAACTCGTGGCCCATCGCTTCAAAACGGCCTGTCTTGTGCCACAGGGCGGGTGACAGCAATTGCGGCATTTCCACTTGCGAAGCATCGACCGCATCCATCTCCTCTTCAATAATGTGCGTGACTTTTttgagcatgcgcatgcctATCGGCAGATACGAGTAGGTGCCTGAGGCCGATTGACGCACGTAGCCGCCACGAAGTAAACGCCGCACACTTTCAAGTGTGTCACCTGCGGCAAGAGCATCTGCAGGAACGGTCGGCACAAAGAGTTTCGAGAGACGGACAGGAGTGTACCTCCCAGACTTGAATGCATGGTGCACATGCCTTGGAACGAAAGTGCCCCGCATTCGTTGAAAAATGCAGTAAAAGTTGGACGCTTGTCTAAAAAACAGGCCAGGCCGGAGAAATATGCGAAGGAACACCGAGTGGTGAAATGCGCCGGACTTAAATGACGTGCAGAACGCGACTGGCTGACAAAGTTGGAACGACGCCTCTCCTATGCAAGAAATTAGGTAAGGTACCAACTTGCTCTTGGCTGTGTCTCAAATGTATATGCACTCCAAAACTTGACGGACTCGGTTTTCGAGCCGACTCCGCCACAGTCTCTCCGCTTTCTCCATGCTGGTAGTGTTGGCCATCGTTTTCGGCTGTGTGGCACAATCACTAGCACTCAACTATTCTATATGTCGTGAATGGTCAGGGCATGACTTTTACGATCAATTTTTCTGGTTCAACTACGATGATCCCACACATGGGCTCGTGGACTATGTCGACCAGCACACATCGCGCGAAACAAATCTGTCCTACGTCGATCCGTCGACGGGCCGCTTTGTTATGAAGGTGGATATGGGTGATCcggtgccgctgcatgGCAATTGGTCCAACATGGTCCGGCGTAGTAATCGCATTCACTCGAAGGAATGGTTTGAGGACGGCTTCTATATCATCAAGGCCACGCGCATGCCAACAGGGTGTGGCGTCTGGCCAGCTTTTTGGACATCTACGGGCGACCAATGGCCGGAGGGAGGCGAGATTGATATCATTGAGGGCGTGAATGGTAAGGGACCCAATTTATCTTCCTTGCATACCGCCAAGAATTGCAGCATTGATGCTCGCTTTAACAGCAGCCAGCTTGGGAATCTCGAGCGCACAGACTGTGCTTTCCAGCCTGGATGCGCTAGTAAATATAACGACCGCCTGTCTTTTGGGCATGCATTCAATAATAATGGTGGGGGATACTTTGCTCTtatgcgcgacacgcgcgtaAACGGATCTGGTATTGGCGTGTACTTTTGGCCCAACAATGTCAAACCAGTGGACATCCCGGAccaggtggcggcgcctccTCACAAGGCGCCTGGTACGCTGGATAGCGATAAGATGCAAAATTGGGGCAAGCCGCAAGCATTCTTTGGCTACAATGACGGCTCCAACACACAATGTGACTTGGCTAAGCACTTTGGAAAACACCAGATCATTTTTGACACGACGCTGTGTGGCACATGTGCGTATCACGCAACTCTGCAGCTGACCGACAGGGACGAATAATCACAAGAAAGACACGAGCGGATGTCTTGTTTCGTGCGTCGACTTTTTGTTAAGTACGTTTTTGTGCCTTCTGACATCCAGACCATGGACCTGAATATGCAGACGCACGTTGGGAAATTGATTATGTGCGGTTGTACGCAAACAAATGCGACAAGACCcatgatgacgatgacggCGCCGTTTCTATGGTCGCCTCGACAAAGACCATGAAATATTGTATTATTTTAGGCATGATGCTAGTGACGATCGTCACAGGCAGTCTGTAAAGTGCTTTATGTAGCACCAGATCGAATGATGTCGTGTATTGCCTGCTTGGACGCTCGTCGCAAATCGACGTAGGCTTGTGCAGGCAGGATATAGTCATCCACAATACGATTCATGCATGATTGGTCCAGAAGCCATGCGCAATCTGTCGAAAGGTCAGAGGGGGGTGGTCGAGAATGTTGGAATAATGcatccagctgctcgtcTGGTTCAAACTTGACGAGATCGTGCCGAATGAGTGATTGGAGTGATTGCAGGGCCTGATATGCACGCCAATGACTCCATGCACGCCAGATGAAGTAGTACGTTACAACGTTGGGAATAGCAGGCACGAGGAATAAGGGCGCAGTAACAGGGATGGCAACCATATTGTACAGGAATTGGCGATTGTGAAGGGGTGCTCGATGCGTGgacatgcgctgcagggACTCTAATACGCTGGGTCGAGAAATGAGGGAAGGGGGATATAGCACAGAGacatgcgtgtgcgcgtCAGGCGCGGTCTGATGAGAGCGAGATAAAAGGCGCTGTATAGAGGGGCCAAGTACTTGATCAATACCTTTGAGTGCCCATTCCTCGTACTCAATACTGTCCATGATGCGTTCTCCCATCGAGTAGACGCGATTCTTCCAGTCCAGCAGCGACTTCGTATCTGGGCGGCCCCATTGGGTCCAGACGTTCGACACGAACTGCATCATGCGTTGCGAAGATGTTGTGGCGATGCCTGGAAAAGGACGTGTGAGCTTGGGTAAATACGTGATGTATGGTAAACGCGCAGGATTGCGATGCCGCGCAACTGGAACAGCGAGGATCTTCATCTTACTGCACAAAGCGTCGCCTGGAGCCGAGGAAAGGTCAGATCCCCAGCGGTGGGTCGAGGATCCCCTTGAGTCCCGTATTACCCAATCATATCACGCATACTCGCGTCCCACACTCTGAGAAAGAGGACGGATGCCTACCATATCTCTATTGGACGATCCGGAACGGCCGCTTGCGGAGCTTCACGGCACCAGAACGAGCATTATCAATGGGCTGCTCGTAGCGCAGATGGCTGCGGAAGCGACGCAGAAACATGATAGCGACATCCTCCATCACGTCAGGTTCAATGCCGAGATCAGCGAAGCCCTTCATACCGCCCCTGGGCACCTCATCAATAAAGCGGCGCGTGACCTCGTCGGCATTAAACATGGGCCACCATGCAATCTTCTCGCCCAGTTTAGCGAGGGCGGAAAAGGCAAAACGGGGAATGTTGATTTCAGGCGACACAATCTTTTGGTACGTCAGGTCTTCCACGATCTGAAGCATCTCGCGAATCGAGTACGCCTTCGGGCCGTACAGTTCAAAGGTCTCGCCCATAGAGATCTGATCCTCCCTCGCGATGACAGATAGCGCTTCGGCGACATCGAGCGAGTGCACGGGGCGCATAATCGTCTTACCGTTGTTCAGCTTCCACGTGATGggccacgacgccatcTTGTTCAGGAAGCGGTCTTCATGGCCGTAGATAGAGGAGGCACGCACGATCGTCGAGCTTGGGAAAGCCCTACGCACGGCAtcctcgccgagcgccttgGTGCGCATGAATTCACTTTCCGAGTTGACGTCTGCCATCAGGTGCGACATCTGAATGAAACGGGCCACACCGTGGGCGGCAGCAATCTCGGCAATGCGGcgggcgccgtcgacatgcACTTCGTTCATCGAGAAGTTCTTTGTGTCGTAGCTACGACCAACAAGGTTGAACACGGTGTCTGAGTGACGCAGACACTCCTCGATTTGCTTTTCGTTCCGAATGTCCCACTCGAGAGGCACAATCTGGCCAAGGTCACCGAGCACGCGGAGGTGGCGCTTCTCGTCCTCGTCACGGTATGGTACTACGACCTGCGTTCCAGCCTTGGCAAGCTTACTGACGACGTAGCGACCTAGGAAACCTGTGCAGCCAAACACGGTAGCAATGCTGCCAGACACGGAGCTCCGTCCGAAACCGTATGGGCCGGCACCGACTTGGGGCATACCCGTGCGGTGCTTGATCGAAAGATCCTGTGAGTACGCACGGGCGAATGCATGCAGCGGCTTGACGCTATCGCGCGAAGCGCACAGCACAGAGCGCGGCAGGCTCATGGTTGGTAAGCGAACAAACGGCGTGCAAACTCGTCGTGACGTCCGGTGGTgccgtgcgcctcggccgGTACACATTATAAATAATTACATATATGTACAATTCTACGCGTCCTCCTCGTTGGTCTCGATGGAATCCTCGTCTGGCCCCAGCAGAAATGCCAGGGCGTCTAGATCCACGTGCATATCCGACTCGGAGTCCCAGATGCTCTGCATGTCAGGATCGATATCTGTATCATTCTCTGTGTCGATGTCTTGATGCGAGAATAAAGATCGATCCTCTTCCTCACGTAGTAGCTCATCAAATAGCGAAATGGCCTCTCGATCGGCGAGTTCGGCAGAGGTAGGAGCGTGCGATGCAGGTGATACAGCAGCCTGTTCTTCTGTTTCTGTGTCAGAGTCTGACGGTATATGGGGGCGACGCTGGATCGCACGAAGAAGGGCCGTCATGTCGGTCAGTGGCGGACGTTGGCGCGTATTTGGGCGCAGCGTAGGCCATGCTGGATGCAAATGGTCAGATGACATGGGCGTGGCATAATGCAGACGCACAAGGCGCTCGATCCCAGCTGTAGCGATCATAGGCATTGTTGGGTGGCATAAGGTAGAGTTGACGATGGAGTTGGATCCTTCCAGCGTGAAAACTGGTTGCGCAATTTCCAAGGGGCGGACCATATCATCAGatgcatgcagcgcatacCGGAACCATACCTCGTTGCTTCCTGCTGTTTCATGCATAATCCAGTCATTGTAGGGCATAGAGGCACGCGCATCCAGCATGTCTTGGATATGTGGAATGCGCCACCCATAACCACGAAAGTCATCGGAGCCAGCCGTGTAGTAGAGGGCACCGGCCTGTGCTTCGAATCCAAAAGAGCCGCGTTTGACCGTGCAGCTGTTTCTGTACCCTGCATTGGGACGGTATACGGTTGTATCAGGCTTGGTGCACGGATGCGTatgtggatgcgccgcgacaGACGACATCGTCGCCAGTGGCAAAGGACTGTCGACAGCATACAGTGTTGGGTGAAACAGCGACATGTCTGTCACCAGATATCGGCCTGTTGGATCGAACTGAGCCCCGGTTGGATCTGGACGAGCCATCGCCAGCCCGGCGGGTAGTTTAGCCCGCAGCTGCGACACATAGCGGACCAGTGCATCGGATGACGAGACAAGGTGCGATGCATGACGCACATCATAAAGAGCCGCGGCTGCATGTGGATCGTGCGAGCATGTCGCAGCAAAGGCATGACTATCGCGGGGGTTCCATTGGGCTGATGCCACCTGGCCTGGGAACAAGAAAGCCTGTGCCACATGAGGAGTGGGAAGACGAACGTCAACGACAAACACTTGGCCGCCATCGCTGGACGTCATGACCAAGCTGGGGTGCGTAGGATGCGCTGACACTTCGCGAATGCCTGTATCATGCTCGGAGAACGACATGTCCGGCATGCGTCTTTCAGCTCGAAGCTGAAATGTGTCGATCGGTGCCGCGTCATAGTTCAGGTCGAAACAGTGCACCATTTGGTCATTCCCTCCCGAGAAGAGGTGTGTATTGTTTTCGCTCCACGCGAGCGAAAAGATGTTGGACGTGTGACCCAAGAGCCGAGCGCGCGTGCGATACGTACTTGCCTCTggcgcgctggatcgcgaGTCGTGATAGTCGTACAGATCGCGGATGTGAAtgcgcatgtcgtcgcCGCCACTCGCCATCCATTGCCCAGATCCGCGAGAAAATGCCAGTGCATTGATGCACGAGCGGTGCCCTTTGACTTCGTGTAGATAGCTGAACTTGGATGTCTCGATGGCGTCACGCAGAATGGACTGGCGTAAGTGCATGGCCTGGGTCCGTGCATGGATCGATGTGCTCGCTCGCTGGAGCCGCATGCGAGCCGAGTCAAGCcgatccagcgcgtcgacTGACGGCGACCTAGTGCGCCGCTTCGACGGCATGATACAAGGCACGGGCAAAGACGATCCTCAGCCGCGTACCAGCTCTGTGTTCATCCAAAAGAAAAGAGAGACTTATCCCCGCTTATGAGGCACCGTTTCCACCCGACTCCACACTATGTCGACGCTGTTTGTGGTGCGGCAGTGCCATGTGTAccgtgtgccgccgcgcacgagTGCCGCTGGCTACCGCGCAGCGGAGTGGGGAGACACGAGTCAACCGCTGTGGACAGGCCgcatgcgtgtgctggagcatgcCGATACATGTGAGATTCGTCTGGAAGATGGCCAGACTGGTACGTCGACGCGCACTGACGTCAGGGGACCTCTTTGCCATGTGTCCCTATGATATCACGGGTAAGTCTgtcgaggccgtgctggactCGTCGCGGTACTTTGTCCTGCGCGTGGAACATGACGATGGCGAAACGAAGCGACATGCATACATTGGACTGGGC is a window of Malassezia restricta chromosome III, complete sequence DNA encoding:
- a CDS encoding adaptin ear-binding coat-associated protein 1/2; translation: MSTLFVVRQCHVYRVPPRTSAAGYRAAEWGDTSQPLWTGRMRVLEHADTCEIRLEDGQTGDLFAMCPYDITGKSVEAVLDSSRYFVLRVEHDDGETKRHAYIGLGFVERSESFDFTVALQDWTRRRKSEQAGPSRDESAGPSPHLPAGPRQDFSLSKGETLHIPMPSHALPLSAPAASTGFVLPPPPPPSSSHRTRS
- a CDS encoding NADH dehydrogenase (ubiquinone) 1 alpha subcomplex subunit 9: MSLPRSVLCASRDSVKPLHAFARAYSQDLSIKHRTGMPQVGAGPYGFGRSSVSGSIATVFGCTGFLGRYVVSKLAKAGTQVVVPYRDEDEKRHLRVLGDLGQIVPLEWDIRNEKQIEECLRHSDTVFNLVGRSYDTKNFSMNEVHVDGARRIAEIAAAHGVARFIQMSHLMADVNSESEFMRTKALGEDAVRRAFPSSTIVRASSIYGHEDRFLNKMASWPITWKLNNGKTIMRPVHSLDVAEALSVIAREDQISMGETFELYGPKAYSIREMLQIVEDLTYQKIVSPEINIPRFAFSALAKLGEKIAWWPMFNADEVTRRFIDEVPRGGMKGFADLGIEPDVMEDVAIMFLRRFRSHLRYEQPIDNARSGAVKLRKRPFRIVQ
- a CDS encoding prolyl-tRNA synthetase codes for the protein MRGTFVPRHVHHAFKSGRYTPVRLSKLFVPTVPADALAAGDTLESVRRLLRGGYVRQSASGTYSYLPIGMRMLKKVTHIIEEEMDAVDASQVEMPQLLSPALWHKTGRFEAMGHELYRLKDRRGSDMILAPTHEEEVTKLVGMEIESAKSLPVRVYQIGRKFRDEPRPRAGLLRTKEFLMKDLYSFDLSVQEAQATYEEVRQAYGRVFERIFHWDHISEPTWMQANADSGAMGGTFSHEFHVLDPAGEDTLLACDDCTYASNVECAVSHDSIQHDRNVQAGDTCHACGSGQLHEHRAIEVGHTFLLGTRYSEALGYGVVPPQQQNREPLQMGCYGIGVTRILGALAQRAAREFDLQQVPDGKRRAGFVWPNELAPFHALVLPSTPRHMEAAQRLCLQLDQGLSLDGEACQIPLWDVALDDRTDKSLGSRLFDADLMGSPWVFVLGKHFEKERKVEVRRVGRPVQYITY
- a CDS encoding glycoside hydrolase family 16 protein gives rise to the protein MLVVLAIVFGCVAQSLALNYSICREWSGHDFYDQFFWFNYDDPTHGLVDYVDQHTSRETNLSYVDPSTGRFVMKVDMGDPVPLHGNWSNMVRRSNRIHSKEWFEDGFYIIKATRMPTGCGVWPAFWTSTGDQWPEGGEIDIIEGVNGKGPNLSSLHTAKNCSIDARFNSSQLGNLERTDCAFQPGCASKYNDRLSFGHAFNNNGGGYFALMRDTRVNGSGIGVYFWPNNVKPVDIPDQVAAPPHKAPGTLDSDKMQNWGKPQAFFGYNDGSNTQCDLAKHFGKHQIIFDTTLCGTWTNNHKKDTSGCLVSCVDFLLNHGPEYADARWEIDYVRLYANKCDKTHDDDDGAVSMVASTKTMKYCIILGMMLVTIVTGSL
- a CDS encoding WD repeat protein 22 → MPSKRRTRSPSVDALDRLDSARMRLQRASTSIHARTQAMHLRQSILRDAIETSKFSYLHEVKGHRSCINALAFSRGSGQWMASGGDDMRIHIRDLYDYHDSRSSAPEASTYRTRARLLGHTSNIFSLAWSENNTHLFSGGNDQMVHCFDLNYDAAPIDTFQLRAERRMPDMSFSEHDTGIREVSAHPTHPSLVMTSSDGGQVFVVDVRLPTPHVAQAFLFPGQVASAQWNPRDSHAFAATCSHDPHAAAALYDVRHASHLVSSSDALVRYVSQLRAKLPAGLAMARPDPTGAQFDPTGRYLVTDMSLFHPTLYAVDSPLPLATMSSVAAHPHTHPCTKPDTTVYRPNAGYRNSCTVKRGSFGFEAQAGALYYTAGSDDFRGYGWRIPHIQDMLDARASMPYNDWIMHETAGSNEVWFRYALHASDDMVRPLEIAQPVFTLEGSNSIVNSTLCHPTMPMIATAGIERLVRLHYATPMSSDHLHPAWPTLRPNTRQRPPLTDMTALLRAIQRRPHIPSDSDTETEEQAAVSPASHAPTSAELADREAISLFDELLREEEDRSLFSHQDIDTENDTDIDPDMQSIWDSESDMHVDLDALAFLLGPDEDSIETNEEDA
- a CDS encoding N6-L-threonylcarbamoyladenine synthase; the encoded protein is MPRHEPLSTLTRPYLALGLEGSANKLGAGIIRHMPLTGHDGPAAALNQARVDILSNVRHTYVTPPGEGFQPSDTAKHHKHWILRVVSEAVRASGIDSLADIDCICFTKGPGMGAPLQAVSLVARTLSLMYNKPLVGVNHCVGHIEMGRTITGAQNPVVLYVSGGNTQVIAYSAQRYRIFGETLDIAVGNCLDRFARVIGLPNDPSPGYNIEQEAKKGRRLYSLPYGTKGMDVSLAGMLSATEAYTKDPRFRPTQYACTTDAPVDALANGRVWAGSSSHAIEKDMPAPLATTEDNTDPDVITPADLCFSLQEHMFAMLVEITERAMAHIGSKDVLIVGGVGCNARLQEMMGIMAEERGGSVFATDERFCIDNGIMIAHAGLLAFRMGQTVPLEKSTTTQRYRTDTPHISWRA